The DNA region ACAGGGAAGATGATTGCTGCGGAATGAGCTTTTTAGAGGATTCATGTTATGTTGAAGTAAAGGGCGTAACATTGATAGTTGATGGTGAGGCCAGATTTCCCGATGCTCCAACTGAAAGGGGTGCAAAGCACTTGAAAGAATTGATAAAACTTAAAAAAGACGGAAATAGGTGTGTCGTGTTTTTTTTAATTCAACATCCTGCAGGCAATTTCTTCAGGCCAAATTGGGAAAATGACCCTGTATTTAGCCAAACTTTAAATGAAGCTTATGATGAGGGAGTTGAAATACTTGTTTACAGGTGCGATAATCGATTGGAGGGAATTGATTTAGTGCCTGAACCTTTAGATTTTGATTTGGCTCAAAGTTTCGCCAATGGCATCGTTGATGACTAATGTTGCAAGACGGTCATAAGGAGTTTCGCTTTTGTTAATCAAAACGAGATTGTCCCCTTTGAAGTAATTGACCAGGCCTGCGGCAGGATATACGACAAGTGATGTTCCTCCGATTATTAACGTGTCTGCAGAAGAGATGTAATCTGTCGCAAAGCTTAAAACAGCATTGTTTAATGGTTCTTCATATAAAACAACATCCGGCTTTACAGTTCCTCCACATTCACATCTAGGAATGCCTTCACTTTCTAAAACATATTCTAGTCCATATTCTTTACCGCAGATTTGACAGTAGTTCCTGTGTATGCTTCCGTGAAGTTCCAATACTTCCTTGCTGCCTGCCTTTTGATGAAGTCCATCAATGTTTTGGGTGATGATAGCTTTTAATTTTCCTTTCTTTTCTAACTCGGCAAGCTTTAAATGGGCAGGATTCGGTTTTGCATCCTTGAAAACAAGATTGTCTTTGTAATATTCGAAAAATTCTTCAGTATGGTCTAAATAATAGCTATGTGAAACTAGATTCTCAGGTGTGTCTCCGTATTTTTCCAAACTTTTGAAAATTCCGCTTTCAGATCTAAAATCTGGAATCCCACTTTCTGTTGATACGCCTGCCCCTCCAAAAAATACGATATTGTCTGAATAGTCAATAATTTCTTGTAATTCGTTAATTTTAGACATATTATTATTTATATTGTTAATGAATATTAATCTTTTGTCGATTTCAAAAATAAAGTTTTAAATATAATTTTTTACATAATATTATTAAGTTGTTAGTAACTTTTAGAGGAAATTCATGGTAAATACAAATTCTAATCTGGATTGGATGGTCTATTGGTCGCTTCCCAAATATAGTCCCCGGAATAGCCAGATTAAACTCATTAATCAAATCAATTTTGCAATTGGCGAAGGCTTTAAAAACATTATTTTGGAGGCGGGAACAGGCATTGGAAAGAGCGCCATAGCTACAACTCTTGCCAACATGTATGACGATTCGTATATATTGACAATGACAAAGCAGCTTCAGGAGCAGTATTTGGATGATTTTGGCGACATGCTTGTTGAGATTAAAGGTCGTGGAAATTACAAATGCAACTATAAGGGCAGCTGCGACTTTTGTATTAAGGCAGAGTATAATTTGAGAAGATGTTCGGATTGCGAATATCAAATAGCTTTTAGAAAGGCGACAGAAGCCAAAAATGTCATCACAAATTATGATTTTCTTTATTATGCTGGAGTTGCCAATCCTCTTTTGGACTCACGCGAACTGCTAATTTTAGATGAGGCTCATAATTTAGAGCGTAAAATGTTGATGTTGTCATCTTCAGAGCTGAATCGGGAATACATATCAACTAAGTTTGGAATTGATATTTTCGAACCATTAATGCATGCCACTAAATCCATGAATGATTTGAAAAGAAATTCATCATATTGGATTCAACTGTGCGATGACCTGGTTAAGGAATGTAAAAAAAGGATTAAAAAGATTGAAGGGGATGCCAATAAGTCAGTTCAGGTCACGTTGGATGAATTTGAAAGTGACCCCTCCAAATATTCTAATTTCGACTATGTCGAAAAACAAAATTTGGAGCAGGACATGAAATCCTTTGCATCAATCAGTTTGGGCCTGTCATCTGAAGATTTAATCATTGATTTGCCTAACAGGGATGCTATTTTATCTGGAGAGATGGACATCTCCGCCGAATTCAAACCCTTTTCCGTTTTGGATGATACTCAAAACTTGCTGGAATTGGGCAACATTCGCATATTTTTGACAGGAACATTGGGCAGTAAGGATAAGTTCTGTGAATGGAATAATATCAATCCTGATGAAACATTTTATATCTATGAGAAAAGTCCTTTTGATGTGGCTAAAAGGCCCATTTATACAGATTTTGTCGGCAGGATGAGTGGAAAAACAAGAGGCATTCCTAATTGGAAAAATAAGAGGGCCATCAAAAAGATTAAAGAACTGCTGGATAAGCATCAGGATGAAAAAGGTGTTATTCACACGTCAAGCAATGAACAGGCTTTCTGGATTATTCAAAATCTAAAAGATTATCCATTGGTTTTTGTTGGTGGTGAAGATAGAAACATCGTTTTAAAGGAATTCACAGAATCGAATGAAAGTATTGTTCTTATAGGTGCATCCATTAAGGATGGTGTTGATTTTAAAGGGGATTTATGCAGGTTCCAGATTGTATTTAAGATTCCTTATCCTCAATTGAATGAGCAGGTGAAATATCGTAGAAATTTGGACCCTAAATGGTTTTATTATCAAACAGTCATGGCACTAATGCAGGCATATGGCCGTGGGATTAGGGATGTGGATGATTGGTGTGTAATGTATATCATCGATTCCAGCTTTAAACAGTTATTTGATTATAATCGTGGATTTTTCAATGAATATTTCATCGAAGCGGTACAAAAAAAGAAGTAATGTGATAGCTTGAAAGCTATCTGTTTAATTTTTGATAATTTGCAGCTTGAAGACCATGGTATTTAATCATGCCTTCAACTTCACTTTGTTCTGTTTCCTTGTCTTCAAAGGTAATCTGTTCTATGCTATGTAAGCTGAATGGAGATTTTCTGACTATTGGTTGGATTGAGCCTTTGAAAATTTTCATTACAACTTCTCCACTCACTCTTTCCTGCATTTTATCGATTGCTTGGTCAAGGTCCTCTCTTAAAGGTTCTTGCCATAGTGCTCCGTAGACTAAATCAGCATAGAGTGTTGACATGTATTCAGCAAATCTTAATTCGTCAGTTGTTAAAACTAATTCTTCTAATGCTTGGTGAGCTGCAATTAATAATTTTGCACCAGGGGTTTCGTAGATTTCCCTACTTTTAATGCCAATCATTCTGTTTTCAATTGTGTCTACTCTGCCGATGCCATGAGATCCTGCAATTTCATTTGCTTTTTTGATAATGTCAATTAAAGGCATCATTTCGCCGTTGATTGCTACAGGAATGCCTTCTTCAAATTCAATGGATACTTTTTCTGGTTCGCCTTTAGCATCTTCCCATGATGCGGTCCATTCGTAAATGTCTTCAGGAGGTTCGTTTGCAGGGTCTTCTAAGACGTCTCCTTCTATTGCTCTTCCCCAAAGGTTTTCATCGATACTGTAAATTTTATCATAGCTTAATTCGATACCTTTTGATTCTGCATATGCCTTTTCTTCTGTTCTTGTTAGATTCATTTCTCTGATTGGTGCAATGATATCCAAATCAGACATTGCAAGAATAATTGCTTCGAATCTGAATTGATCGTTTCCTTTTCCGGTACAGCCGTGTGCAATAGCTGTTGCCCCTTCTTTTTCAGCTACTTCTATAAGTTTTTGAGCAATCAGGGGTCTTGCAAATGCAGTACTTAATGGGTATCCTTCGTATTCGGCATTTGCTTTTATTCCACGTGCGATGTATTCGTTAGCAAATTCTTCTTTAGCATCTATATTATAATGTTTTAAGCCTCCAATTTTGGCCGCACTTGCTTTTGCTTTTTCCATTTCTTCTTCGCCTTGTCCTACATCTACACATGCAGTGATAACTTCTACATTGTATTCTTCTTCTAATAATTTAACACATACAGAGGTATCTAGTCCACCACTGAATGCTAAAAGTACTTTATCAGTCATTTAATCACCATAATTGTTTTGATAAGAATGATTATCAAAAAATATTTTTGTTTTTAATAGTATTTAATAATTTTTGAAAAAATGAGGCAGAAGAAAACTCTTAATTGAGCTAATAATTGAGGTTGAATGTTATATGGGCTTTTTAAAAATGAAATCTCAATTAAGAGTTATAAGAGAAGAAAGCTTTGACTTTGTTCTCTTGTTTATAATGTTGTAGTTACTAGTATATAAAAGTTTAGGTATGCCTAAAAATTAGATTTCCACTAAAACATTATTTTTCCTTGCAAAATCTATTAGTCGGGAATATGTCGGATTGCTTTCTAATGTGTTTATGTTGCCGATAATTATGAGTTTCCTTTTAGCACGTGTTATTGCGACATTTAATCTTCGAAGGTCACTTAAAAAACCAATATTTCCGCCATCATTGCTTCTGACAGTTGATATGATGATGATTTCCTTTTCTCTTCCTTGAAAACCGTCAACCGTTTTCACTTCAACCGGTGTTTTATCCTGAATGATTTTCACTTGGTCAGCATAGGGGCTTATTATGCCGATGTCGGTCTCCTCAAGGCCGATATTTAAATAATCGTCTGCTAATTTCACGGCAATATCTGCTTCTAATCTATTAATGATTGATTTTGAATCTTTGAGATGTCTTTCACCTTCTGAATCTAGTTTTGAAGTATCGACAAATAGCATAGCTTCCTCTTCACTATCTGTGTTTATAATGTCATTGATTGTTATGTCATCAACTGAGGAGTCACTTTTTAAATTGTTATTGTAAAATTCTGCATTTGGAAATTTCATTAGAAGCGAATTCATACGGTATTGAACATTCAATAATTGTGATTTAAATGGATATAATCTGATCAGCTCTTCAAATAATGTTTTCTCAAGTGACCCTGCTTTATCACTTATTATTGTCGGTGGAAGTTGTTTATGGTCTCCTGCAAGGATGAATCTATGGGCTTTGGCTATTGGAATCAAAACGCTTGGAATGGTGGCCTGTGAAGCTTCATCGATGATTGCAACATCGAATTTTGTCCTTGCAATTGATTCCAGTGCTGCAGAGGAGTTTGTGGATAGAATGACATCACTGGTTTCAATGATATCTCGAATCATTTTATTTTCCACCCTTCTTATCTCATCGTGAAGCTCATCAACCTGCTGGTTATATTCAATCCATTGAGCCATTGATTTCATTTTCTCTGGTGAAATTCCCCGACCGCCTTTTCCTTTGGATGCATTGAATAAAATGTCATAATCCCCATATCCTCTGCGGTATTGTGGAGTTGGCTTCGTATGAACGCTTCTTTTTTCAATTAAGTTATCAATCTTCTTGCGAATCTTTTTAATTTTCTTATTTAACTTATGATTTTCAACTTTATACGCTAGAGTTTGTGTGATGTTGTGTTTTGAAACTCTTTGAGGATGCCCTAGCCTTGTTAGGTTTAGTTTTTTGTTTTCCATCAATCTCTCTAGAATATTGTCGACTGCAGCATTGCTTTCAGCTGTTGCCAGTACTTTATGATTTTGCCGGGTTTCCTGCGATATCAATTCAACTAGGGTTCTTGTTTTTCCAGTTCCAAAGGGGCCGTGAATCAGATAAAAGTTTTCACATGAAAGGGCATTTTCGATAGCGCTTTTTTGAGATTCGTTAAGTGATTCATCGATATAGTCAATATAAGGTGTAGATCTATTTTTTTTAGGATTTCTTTCGCTTAAAATGTACTCTAGCGCATTTTTTCCTTTTAAGCTTAAGTGTTTTAGATTATCTTCCATCCTTCTGAATGTGATGTCATTGGCATATAAATCGAGTCTCACTTTCTTTTTTAAAACCCATCTTGGGATTCTTTTGTCGAATGCCACTTTAATGAAACGGGCGCCTTTTTCAGTGACAGTTCCTGTAAAATCGCTGCTTAATGGATTGGCAGTGCTTACCAATACCATATCCCCAACGGATATTTCGGTTTCTATGATTTCAGACCTTCCAAATTGAACTATTTTAAGCCCTAATTCCTCTCCAATATACTTTCCTTTAACTTTGTTTATGGCACGGCCTAGCTCTTCTCTTTTTTGACCGGACATATGGGCTATTTCGAATCTCATCAGTTCAATTTCAGCATCCCTTTCATAATTGACCAATCTGATTAAATTTTTGATATATTTCTTCAATTTCATACTAATTTATAAATAAGGGCGTTAATGTAATTAAATATATGGAATTTAAAAAAGTTAGTCAATTTGAAAATTTGGAAATGGCATATGTTTGTGATTTTTCAGGGGGCTACATTTCCAGAAATAAGAATTTATTTTCACAGATTGAATTGACTGATTTAAGCAAACTTATTTTGGAAAAGTCTGTTTTTGGAACGCCGATTTTTAAGATGGGTGATGGAGGCAATAAACTGTTAATGATATCCGGTATTCATGGAAACGAATTGCCTCCCCAAATAGCTAGCGTTAAGTTATTCAATGAATTAATTGGCCGTGACCTTTCACATACCATATATTTCATTCCGTTTGCAGCTCCGAAGTCTTCGATGAACAGTGAGAGAACTTTCAATTCATTGGATTTGAATAGGTCTGCTCATGTTAATAATTCTCTTAGCAATTTGATTTTGCAGACCGCATTGAAATTAGGTGTTAATTTTGTAGGTGATTTCCACTCCACTGCATATAACTCAAATCCCGGTTTTGAGTCTGTTTTCTCATCAAAAGCCCCATCTCCAGAAAGTTATCTCATAGCTAATTACATTTCAAAAGATGTAGGCTCTGAAATGATTGCCTTTGATTTTGCAGGCACTTCTTATAAAGGTGCTGTTGAAGACGTATGTAATCTAAAAGGCATTCCAGCAGTTACATGTGAAGTCTTATGTCCTTTTTCCAGTGTTAGTGAAGGTAGCGTTAAGACATCTATTGGGCAAATGAAAAGTTTTCTTGATTATTTTGGGGTATGAATCTTTCTAGAGATAATCGTATAATTCAATATTGTAATATTCGCATTGCTAGAAAATTTTATTTTCATGCGAACTGAACTAATTTCATTAAAAAGAATGTAAAATACTCTAGAGTATTTACAATAATTTTAAATTCGGCAAAACATATTTAAATCTTAATGTTTCTCTAAGATTATTTCAACAATATGTTTAAACGCCTCTTTTGATTCCGGAACTAACGGATAGATAGGATAAACATGAGTCATTTCCTCGCCAATGTTCAACTCAACGTCAATGCCGTTATCTTTTAGTTTGTTGTAAAATTTAACTACGTCCGGATAGAATATTTCATGGGTTCCTACAAATAGTGTAGTTTTTGGAAGCTTTTTTATATCTCCAAATAGGGGACTTACTTTATAATCTTTTGGATCCAAGTCACCAGCCCAGGTTTCACCCATCTCGCGCAAGCCGTCTACCCCAAGCATAGGATCAAATTCGACTTCATCATAATCCCCAGACATTGATACATCAAGCCATGGTGATATCAAAATCAGGTTTTTAGGTTGAGGCAATTCATTCATCGCCAAATATTCACAAAATGCTGCAGACAATCCTCCTCCGGCAGAATCCCCCATGACAATAATAGGTTTGTTAATTGTTAGTAAATCTTTATACAATTTTTCAACAATTTCATAGGTTTCCTCATAAGTATGATTTGGAGCAAGCGGATAAAGTGGAGCAAATACTGTTGCATTAATTTTTTTTGCAAGTTTATCGCAAAATGAGATGTGAGGGTTTCTAATCTCGTTTACATATATTCCTCCATGAAGATATATGACCAGGCGTTCAACATCTTCATTTTCATTGAAAATCACCATTTGGCATCCGAACAAATCTTTGCTTTCAACTTTAGTGCGGTAAATCCTTTTTGGTATTTTATAATCTTCATCTTCTTCAAGGGAACGCTCTTTCATATGTTCATCAGCTTTCTCAGCATCGTCGACATATTCGCGATGTTTTATGTCCAAAGCGGTTTCCACAATTTTTGACATTTTTGACATTTTTTCCCACCTTTTTTTTAATTAATAGAGTTAATATTCAATTTTTTAACTTTTAATAAATATTATATTAAAATATATATAATATTTTTTACTATAATCTTAAATAAGGTGATTTTTATGGATTATAAGAAAATGCTTGGAATTATATTGATTATATTGGGTTTAATTTTTATAATTTGCCCCTTGTATAGTGCAGCAGCAGTATCCTGGATTGCAGGCATATGTTTAATAGTATTTGGATTTGCCTCTATCATTGACGGATTTTCTGTATGGAGCATGATGGCTCATGTTTCAGTGATTAATATATTATTGGGAATTTGTGCAATACTATTTGGATTATTATTTATTTATGAAATTGATGTATTGTCTTTCCTTGTTGGATTCTTATTTTATTTAATTGCATTTGTAATGATATTTATTGGTATATCAGGAATTATTTTCGGAGTGGGGTCAATATCAAAAATCACCTCAGTATTGATTTTAATCTTGGGCATAATAGCATGCGGTCTTGCTTTTTATTCACTCGCACAACCGCTATATACATCAATCCTCGTTGGATTATGTCTGATTTTGGAAGGAATAGCTTTCTTGACAACTGGTGCAGTTGAGGATTAATTGGATAAGTGATATTTATGGATAAGGAAACAAAACAACGTTTGGGAGAAATCAGAGCAGCTTTAAAAAAGTATGGCTTTGATAAGATTTTAGCTCAAACAGCTAAAAGTAAAATACGTTCAAAAGACGATGATTCAGATAGTCTTTTGTTGGATGATGAAATTCCTGAAAAATTAAGATTGATGCTTCAGGAATTGGGAACTACTTTCATTAAGTTAGGCCAGCTGTTAAGTACAAGGCCGGATATTGTCGGCGAAAAAATTGCAGATGAATTGGCCAACTTGCAAGATGATAATCCTGCCATAACCTATGAACAGGTTAAGGCAATAGTTGAAAGGGAGCTCAACGGCAATATTGACGAGTTATTTGAAGATTTCCATCATGAACATTTAGCAACCGCATCCATTGGTCAGGTTCATGAAGCTAAATTAAGCACTGGTGAAAGGGTTGCAGTTAAAATCCAAAAAGAGGGCATCACTGATAAGATAGACCTTGATTTAAGGATAATGAAATATATTGCCAACCGTGCCGATAAATGGAATGCTGATTTAAGAAAATTGAACTTGCCAGGAATCATGGAAGAGTTTGACCGTTCAATTCACAAGGAAATCGATTATAATAATGAATTCATGAATATGCAACGCATAGAATTGAATTTCGAAGACAATCCTGATATTCATATTCCAGCCACCTATGCCAAATATTGTTCATCAAAAGTTTTAACAATGGAATTTATAGCCGGTGCAAAATTAAACGACGTATATGAAAGTGAAGGCGATGAATTCGATAAGAAACTTTTGGCAAAGAATGTTCTAGATTCTTATCTTCAACAACTGTTCATCGACGGATTTTTCCATGGAGACCCTCATCCAGGTAACATCATGATTTTAGAGAATAATGTTGTATGTTATCTTGATTTGGGTATGATGGGATTCTTTGATGAAGAATTTAAACGCAATCTCTCTGAAGTAATGTTATTGTTTGTAGACCAGGATGTAGACGGACTGATAAATCAGCTGATGTACATGGACATCTTGGATTATGATATTGACACAAAAACATTAAGAAGGGACTTGAATGATTTGTTCGGAAGGTATTTTGGAGTTCAATTAAATCGTTTCGACGGAGTGTTGGAGGCACTGCTAGGGCTTATGCAGGAGTACGGTGTCATTCTTCCAAATGAAATTGTTACAATGGCAAGGGGAATATCCATGGTTGAAGCTATTGCACACAATCTGGATCCGGAAATCGATGTTTTCGCATCAATCAAACCTATTGCCCAACAAATAGCTAAACAAAGAGTCAATCCTAAAGAGTACTTGAAAGGCAAAAAGAGCAGCATAATCTTATATGAACACATGTTTAGGGCCTTGCCGAAGCTTCTTACAAGGACAATTCACAAGATTGAAAATGAAGAATTGAAATTGAAGTTCGAAGTTGACATCAACGATAAGGTCTCAATAGTCGCCTTGATATCCGCGCTTCTAATTGGTTCTTCTGTTGTTTCATTTGGGCCAATGGTATTTGACATGCCTGTGATTTCTTTAATTGGGTATATAATAGCTATAATTTTAAGTATTATTGGCTTAAAGAAGTTTGTTTTATAATATCAAAATTATGAGGAATTAATTTTCCTCAAAAATTATTTTTTTTGCAAATTTAAATGTATTTGAGCAAGTTTATTTTTTTCAGCATGAATATCCATGTCACAATAATTGAAAATATACAGGACATGATTATTATCGGAGGATAGAAATAGTAGCCGATAATTATGAAAATGCATGTGAACACGATGTTTAAGAAATAGGTGTTGTAGTTCTGGAATGCTTCCTGCAGGAATGAGTTTGATTGGTCTATTTTTTTCATTTCATATGTGGCAATTAGAGAGCAGACATTGATAATGATAAAATCTATCCCATAGATGCATTGTGGCACAAAGCTGTGAAAGTTCATGGAAACGTATGTTGTTAAGTAAGGGATTAATGATAAAAAGAATAGTCCTAGTGATATGGTCCATATTGCTTTATAATTGATCTTGTTTACAATACTGAATAAGTTGTAGGTAAAGTTCCACACATTAAAGCAAACAATGAAACTGACTGCATATGCTATGAATTCAAGTTTTAATTCCAATAAACCGCTTAAACTGCCATTTGCAGCTATTGGAATTTCAAGCACAATGATTGTTATGATAATGGCTATGATTGCATCAATCAATGCTTCAAATCTTTCAGTATCTTCAAATTCCTTACCCTGCATTCTATTGTAGATAATGCTTAAGACCACGGCAACTAAACAGGCCAGATAGATTCCAGGAATAAATATTGTATATGATATTATAAAACCAATAATTATGATTAGTAAAGGCAGTATGAAGTGAGTCTTTTTAATGTTCAACTCTTTTAATTTTTCATTTGATTTGTTAGCTCCATAGACCACAACCACGGATATGATATGGGAAATGTTAGCAAAAAGGATTAGTAATCCGAAAATTGTCTCGGCAGTTAAAGAATACAAATTCAGAGAAAGCCATGATGCGAAATATGGAAATAGTGAGAATAAGAAGATTGAAACTCCATATGTGATTAGGGCCTTGTTGTTTATAGTGTCAATATGTTGAAATAGGTTCTGGTTGCTGTACCAGATATTGATAATTGATAGGAACACTATTAAATATGTTGCGATATTCAAATAATTTGAAAAGAAAGCTCCCCATTCCGGACTTAAAGGTTGAGGAATTTTCAGCACCAAAATTGTTATAACAATTGCCAAAACTGCATCATAAAAAGTTTCAAATCTATTAGTATTCATATATTTTAATATATTGTTTATTAGTAAATAAATCTTTATTTATCTTTTTTTCAAAATATTACTTTTCAAATGCTCTTGGAAAAATGTTATAATTAAATATTGGTATATTAAAAAATAAGGTGATTTTGAAAATGTCGTCTTATAAAGGGCATTCCATATTTGCATTAATTCTTTCATTGATGTTTTTTCATAGTCCTCTGTTAATTGCTTTAACTCTGATTGGTGCAAATATTCCAGACTTTGACCATAAGTTCAAAAAGGATAATGTCTATAAGTTGATCATTTTAGGATTGATAGTGTTTATTTCACTTTATATCCTTAAATTACCTTATTATATCGGGCTTATGATAGTGTTTTTGGGTGTCACTTTTTATTTTTCAGAGCATAGGAGTTTTACGCATTCGATTTTCGGTGTTTTGACATTGACCTCAGCCGTCTCGTTAATCCTGATTTGGGGCTTGGAGTTAATTGCAAGCATATCTCTTTTATCTGATTATTATCTGTTGATGGCAATTTTGATAGCTCTTTTAAGCTTTTTATTTTTGAATAAACGTATGCTGTTAATATTTTTACCAGTATTTTTCATCAGCCTGTTCATATTTAAAACCGGCAGCATCTCTTATATTGAAATTGTCATGAGCTTATTTTTAGGAGTATTTTCTCACATAGTTCTTGATTCCTTCACGCCTTCAGGAATTAAAATATTTGCTCCTCTGTCTTCAAAGAAAGTCTATAAGAATTTTGGCAGATGTTCTATATTTGCCTTAATCGTTTTGGCTATCCTGTATCATGCCCCATTCCTATTCAATCTCTTTGAACAATATGTGTCTGGTTCACTATTAATCGTTGGCATTTAATAAGGAGTAAGACATATAATTAATATCATGGTTGAAATTTCAGTTATACTTCCCGTTTACAATAGCGAAGATTACTTGGAGGGGTGTTTGGACAGTCTTTTGAATCAGACGTTCAAGGACATGGAAATTTTATGCATTGATGATGGCTCTAGTGATGGGTCCCCAGATATATTGAAGGAATATGAAAAAGCAGACAATCGCATAACTGTAATTAGCCAAGAGAACATGGGCGTTGCAAAAACCAGAAACAAGGCCTTGGAATTAATCAATGGCAATTATGTCTATTTCATGGATTCCGATGATTTCCTGGATAGGAATGCATTTAAAAAATTGCATGACAATATCACCTCAAACAATTCTGATTTTTGCATCATGAAAGCGATTTTCGTAAATGGTGATGAGGAGTATAAATTCCCCGCTTTTGACTTGGATAAGGAGTTTGAAAAGGTCAATTTCAATAGGTTCACATTCACTTATAAGGATATCAAAAGCCATGTTCTAAATGACTTGTTTGCGCCTTGGCTTAAGTTGTACAGTGCCGGATTTTTAAAGGGCAGCGAAGAATTTACTTTCCCTGAGATGAAATCGTATTCTGATGCTCCTTTCCATGTGAAGACAATGCTGAAAGCCTCCAGGATATCATTTGTCCCTGAATATCTCTATTATTATCGTGAAAATGATGATTCTTTGGTTCATTCGTCTTCGAATACTATTAATTTTTTCAAGCTTTCCGACATTATCGAAAATTATTTGAGGGAAAATAACTTTTTTGATGAGTTTAAAGATGAATTTGATGCATTCAGGGTGGTTAAGCTGGTTTATTATATGGGATTTGCGGATTCTGATGTGTATTACCTGAAAGCTAAGGACGAACTATCAAATATCAATGCGGCATCTTTATCAATTGCAGATAAAGACCTCGACAAAATGAATATAGTTCTCGATTCAGACAACTTAAAGGAATGTAAGTTGGCTTTAGAGTTGTATGATTGCAAAAGAAGGGTCAAATCAATGCAGGAATCCAGAAGCTGGAAAGTGACCAAACCATTAAGGAAATTTACATCATCATTAAAATAAATTGTTCATGCATACAAAGAATAATCCTGAATCTTTAACCCATAAGCAGAATTTTGAGACAATATATAGCACAGGCAGTTCTATTAACGGTCCGATTACAAGGGCGATGGCTATCAGCTCATGGCCAGGAAAAGATGTTATTGCGATGGCCAGCGCCAGCGGTGAGTTGCGTGCAAGGGTTGTCATTGTCAGACTGGCATATTCAGAGTAAGTGAAGTTAATTTTTTCGGATAACAGCAAGTCAATAATAACATTAACGCCAAAAAATATGATTAATGGAATGAATATGGTTGTTAGCGAGTTTAAATTTGAAAATAATAGTTCTCCTTGACTTGCGAATATGCAGAATACCGCAAGCGCCAAAAAGTAAATTTGAGTTTTGGCAAATAAATCCGTTG from Methanobrevibacter sp. includes:
- a CDS encoding glycosyltransferase family A protein produces the protein MVEISVILPVYNSEDYLEGCLDSLLNQTFKDMEILCIDDGSSDGSPDILKEYEKADNRITVISQENMGVAKTRNKALELINGNYVYFMDSDDFLDRNAFKKLHDNITSNNSDFCIMKAIFVNGDEEYKFPAFDLDKEFEKVNFNRFTFTYKDIKSHVLNDLFAPWLKLYSAGFLKGSEEFTFPEMKSYSDAPFHVKTMLKASRISFVPEYLYYYRENDDSLVHSSSNTINFFKLSDIIENYLRENNFFDEFKDEFDAFRVVKLVYYMGFADSDVYYLKAKDELSNINAASLSIADKDLDKMNIVLDSDNLKECKLALELYDCKRRVKSMQESRSWKVTKPLRKFTSSLK